Proteins from one Coregonus clupeaformis isolate EN_2021a chromosome 25, ASM2061545v1, whole genome shotgun sequence genomic window:
- the LOC121538865 gene encoding L-serine dehydratase/L-threonine deaminase, protein MASPKAFHINSPFLESIDMSKRAGINVYLKMESSQPSGSFKIRGIGHLCQKIAGPESKGVVCSSGGNAGMATAYVARKLNIPATIIVPSSTPELIREKLKDQGATVRVSGKVWDDANDEALRLTQTDGLTYVPPFDHPLLWQGHASIVREIKASLPSKPGAVVLSVGGGGLLCGVVEGMKEVGWDSVPIICMETEGADCFNAAVKAGKIVTLPDITSEAKCLGSKTVCSQAIEYIKEGNMNIISELVTDQQALQAVETFLDEERVLVELACGAALAAVYCGVIQRLQGEGRLPVPLAGPLVMIVCGGSSINLAQLEHLRKVLNR, encoded by the exons ATGGCAAGCCCAAAAGCCTTTCACATAAATAGCCCGTTTTTGGAGAGCATAGACATGTCAAAACGGGCGGGGATCAATGtgtatttaaaaatggaaagttCCCAACCCTCCGGTTCATTCAAAATCCGCGGTATCGGACACCTGTGCCAAAAG ATTGCAGGACCAGAGTCCAAAGGAGTTGTTTGCTCCTCAG GTGGCAACGCGGGGATGGCCACAGCCTATGTAGCACGCAAACTAAACATTCCAGCAACTATCATTGTGCCTTCATCCACGCCTGAGCTGATTAGGGAGAAACTGAAGGACCAGGGAGCCACGGTCAGAGTATCTGGCAAG GTGTGGGATGATGCCAATGATGAGGCCCTGCGTCTGACCCAGACTGATGGCCTGACCTATGTCCCACCCTTTGACCATCCTCTGCTCTG GCAAGGCCATGCCAGTATTGTGAGAGAGATCAAGGCCTCTCTTCCATCCAAGCCTGGGGCTGTTGTTTTATCTGTGGGGGGAGGAGGGCTGCTCTGTGGGGTGGTGGAGGGCATGAAGGAAGTGGGCTGGGACAGTGTGCCCATCATCTGCATGGAGACTGAGGGAGCAGACTGTTTTAACGCAGCAGTAAAGGCTGGCAAGATAGTCACCCTCCCTGACATCACCAg TGAGGCCAAGTGTCTGGGTTCGAAGACGGTGTGCAGCCAGGCCATTGAGTACATTAAGGAGGGCAACATGAACATCATATCAGAGCTGGTCACTGACCAGCAGGCCCTGCAAGCAGTGGAGACCTTCCTTG acgaGGAGCGTGTGCTGGTGGAACTGGCCTGCGGGGCTGCGTTAGCGGCTGTGTACTGTGGAGTCATCCAGAGACTGCAGGGTGAGGGCCGGCTGCCCGTTCCCCTAGCAGGACCCTTGGTCATGATCgtctgtggagggagcagcaTCAACCTGGCACAGCTGGAACATCTCAGGAAGGTCCTCAACAGATGA
- the LOC121539491 gene encoding apoptosis-stimulating of p53 protein 1 isoform X10 yields MATRQQQQIEAQQQMLVAKEQRLRYLKQQDHTQGQTASEAEKLQRLKERVECQEAKLKKIRAMRGQVDYSKLINGNLSAEIQHVSGLFQEKQAELQSAVVKVDQLTQQLEDLRRGRLNGLQPLGGPLTGTAALELRKLYQELQVRNKLNAEQNGRLQQNKELLNKRNTEVTMMDKRIWDLRERLHKKKAEARQKEDNPLNRINGPPSPQPTPSSSGRVAAVCPYIQVPVPGRQEGGYALPPDPLKPQSVPGTGTINHGRSKSAEEEGCGVRKPSGQWKVSDLDIIVDPVELREGPRSPSGAHGANTNDAVWPTLSKSVSSRQPSDWRNTSPDQSIDSSKLPGGSVSKPPPIYGTYPAPTGHPSIVCSTSSLPRSAPATLAWQRSAPTPAPPGSSSQQIQQRISVPPSSTPQSGQGERPDPPLAVAVRPYVPDRSSSRPQSPRKGPATMNSSSIYHMYLQQPAAKSYPVGGRSAVKAVYGKPVLPSSTSPSPVPFQHGALSPGGGLGGGEDMVGREGDTTEGRLLPPPSVENIPRPLSPTKLTPVAHSPLRYQSDADLEVLRRRLTNAPRPLKKRSSITEPEGPTGPNIQKLLYQRFNTLAGGMEGSNNTPFYQPVFMGGVLGCPDMDNINTANGNLMETASLVVTAAEGPNSDHRLSPSSDSNENQQQRTPPPSETIPCLPTPQPSLEDNNNNQPGPTTTSTTSPPRPIPEASSPQQKDTSPRTVTPPALPKQIKRTNLKKPESERTGHGLRVKFNPLALLLDASLEGEFDLVQRIIYEVENPSTANDEGITPLHNAVCAGHHHIVKFLLDFGVNVNAADSDGWTPLHCAASCNSVHLCKMLVESGAAIFATTISDVETAADKCEEMEDGYTQCSQFLYGVQEKLGVMNKGSVYALWDYEAQSSDELSFHEGDAITTLSRRDDAETEWWWARLHDKEGYVPRNLLGLYPRIKPRQRSLA; encoded by the exons ATGGCCACACGGCAACAGCAACAGATCGAGGCCCAACAGCAGATGCTGGTTGCCAAG gaGCAGCGTCTGAGGTACCTGAAGCAGCAGGACCACACACAGGGCCAGACAGCGTCGGAGGCTGAgaagctgcagaggttgaaggagCGAGTGGAGTGTCAGGAGGCCAAACTAAAGAAGATCCGCGCCATGAGGGGCCAGGTGGACTACAGCAAGCTCATCAATGGCAACCTGT CGGCTGAGATCCAGCATGTGAGTGGGCTGTTCCAGGAGAAGCAGGCAGAGCTGCAGTCAGCTGTGGTGAAGGTGGACCAGCTCACCCAGCAGCTGGAGGACCTGAGGAGGGGACGTCTCAACGGCCTGCAGCCCCTGGGAGGACCTCTCACTGGCACCGCCGCCCTGGAGCTACGCAAACTTTACCAGGAACTACAG GTGCGTAACAAGCTGAACGCGGAGCAGAATGGCAGGCTACAGCAGAACAAGGAGCTGCTGAATAAGCGCAACACAGAGGTGACCATGATGGACAAGCGCATCTGGGACCTCCGCGAGCGCCTGCACAAGAAAAAAGCTGAGGCACGTCAAAAAGAGGACAACCCT CTTAACAGGATAAATGGGCCTCCCTCCCCCCAGCCCACCCCCAGCAGCTCAGGGCGCGTGGCCGCGGTGTGTCCCTACATCCAGGTCCCCGTCCCAGGCAGACAGGAGGGGGGCTACGCTCTGCCCCCAGACCCCCTAAAACCACAGTCTGTCCCTGGGACTGGCACCATCAACCATGGCCGCTCCAAATCAG CAGAGGAGGAGGGGTGCGGTGTGAGGAAGCCCTCCGGCCAATGGAAGGTCTCAGATTTAGACATCATAGTGGACCCCGTGGAGCTGAGAGAGGGGCCCCGGTCCCCCTCAGGGGCCCACGGTGCCAACA CCAATGATGCAGTGTGGCCCACCCTGAGTAAAAGTGTCTCCTCGCGCCAACCTTCAGATTGGAGGAACACCAGCCCAGACCAG AGCATTGACTCCAGTAAACTACCAGGAGGATCTGTGTCCAAACCACCACCCATCTACGGGACTTACCCTGCACCTACTGGCCACCCGTCTATAGTCTGCTCTACCAGCTCCCTGCCCAGGTCTGCCCCTGCTACCTTAGCCTGGCAGCGCTCAGCCCCAACCCCAGCACCTCCTGGTTCCTCCTCCCAGCAGATCCAGCAGCGTATCTCTGTCCCCCCCAGCTCTACACCCCAGTCGGGCCAGGGGGAGAGGCCTGACCCCCCACTGGCTGTGGCTGTGAGGCCCTACGTCCCAGACAGGTCCTCCTCCAGGCCTCAGTCCCCCAGGAAGGGCCCTGCCACCATGAACTCCTCCTCCATCTACCACATGTACCTGCAGCAGCCTGCAGCCAAGAGCTACCCAGTAGGAGGCAGGTCTGCTGTCAAAGCAG TGTATGGGAAACCAGTGCTTCCCTCCAgcacctctccctcccctgtgCCCTTCCAACACGGGGCCCTGTCCCCAGGAGGAGGCCTGGGGGGTGGAGAGGACATGGTGGGCAGGGAAGGGGATACCACAGAGGGTAGACTCCTACCCCCTCCCAGTGTGGAGAACATCCCGCGGCCCCTGAGCCCCACCAAGCTGACCCCGGTGGCCCACTCCCCGCTGCGTTACCAGAGTGATGCCGACCTGGAGGTCCTGCGCCGGCGGTTGACCAACGCACCGCGCCCGCTGAAGAAACGCAGCTCCATCACAGAGCCAGAGGGCCCCACCGGACCCAACATCCAGAAGCTCCTGTACCAGCGCTTCAACACCCTGGCCGGAGGCATGGAGGGCAGCAACAACACGCCGTTCTACCAGCCTGTCTTCATGGGTGGTGTCCTGGGATGTCCTGACATGGACAACATCAACACTGCTAATGGGAACCTGATGGAGACCGCCTCCCTGGTGGTCACTGCAGCAGAGGGTCCCAATTCAGACCATCGCCTGTCCCCTTCCTCTGACTCCAATGAGAATCAGCAGCAGAGGACACCCCCACCCAGTGAGACCATTCCCTGCTTGCCCACCCCCCAGCCCAGCCTggaagacaacaacaacaaccagccTGGTCCTACCACTACCAGCACCACCTCCCCTCCAAGGCCCATCCCTGAGGCCTCGTCCCCCCAGCAGAAAGACACCTCTCCCCGGACTGTCACACCCCCGGCACTGCCTAAG CAGATCAAGAGGACTAACCTGAAGAAGCCTGAGTCAGAGCGGACAGGCCACGGGCTGCGGGTCAAGTTCAACCCCCTGGCTCTGCTACTGGACGCCTCTCTGGAGGGAGAGTTTGACCTGGTGCAAAGGATCATCTATGAG GTTGAGAACCCCAGCACAGCCAATGACGAGGGCATCACCCCCTTGCACAATGCTGTATGTGCTGGACATCACCACATCGTCAAGTTCCTGCTCGACTTTGGGGTTAACGTCAACGCTGCTGACAGCGATGGATG GACCCCACTACACTGTGCGGCCTCCTGTAACAGTGTGCATCTCTGTAAGATGCTGGTGGAGTCAGGGGCGGCCATCTTTGCCACCACCATCAGTGACGTGGAGACAGCGGCTGATAAGTGTGAGGAGATGGAGGACGGATACACACAGTGTTCCCAGTTCCTCTACG GGGTGCAGGAGAAGCTGGGTGTGATGAATAAAGGGTCAGTGTACGCGCTGTGGGACTACGAGGCCCAGAGCTCAGACGAGCTGTCCTTCCACGAGGGAGACGCCATTACCACTCTGAGTCGCAGGGACGACGCTGAGACAGAGTGGTGGTGGGCCAGACTACATGACAAGGAGGGATACGTGCCACGCAACCTGCTAGGG TTGTATCCAAGGATCAAGCCTAGACAACGTTCTCTGGCATAG
- the LOC121539491 gene encoding apoptosis-stimulating of p53 protein 1 isoform X9: MEWKHVEAVQEFTVEGQCSKIKVRSCRITWDAHQVGNPSVELTLSELQEMATRQQQQIEAQQQMLVAKEQRLRYLKQQDHTQGQTASEAEKLQRLKERVECQEAKLKKIRAMRGQVDYSKLINGNLSAEIQHVSGLFQEKQAELQSAVVKVDQLTQQLEDLRRGRLNGLQPLGGPLTGTAALELRKLYQELQVRNKLNAEQNGRLQQNKELLNKRNTEVTMMDKRIWDLRERLHKKKAEARQKEDNPLNRINGPPSPQPTPSSSGRVAAVCPYIQVPVPGRQEGGYALPPDPLKPQSVPGTGTINHGRSKSAEEEGCGVRKPSGQWKVSDLDIIVDPVELREGPRSPSGAHGANTNDAVWPTLSKSVSSRQPSDWRNTSPDQSIDSSKLPGGSVSKPPPIYGTYPAPTGHPSIVCSTSSLPRSAPATLAWQRSAPTPAPPGSSSQQIQQRISVPPSSTPQSGQGERPDPPLAVAVRPYVPDRSSSRPQSPRKGPATMNSSSIYHMYLQQPAAKSYPVGGRSAVKAVYGKPVLPSSTSPSPVPFQHGALSPGGGLGGGEDMVGREGDTTEGRLLPPPSVENIPRPLSPTKLTPVAHSPLRYQSDADLEVLRRRLTNAPRPLKKRSSITEPEGPTGPNIQKLLYQRFNTLAGGMEGSNNTPFYQPVFMGGVLGCPDMDNINTANGNLMETASLVVTAAEGPNSDHRLSPSSDSNENQQQRTPPPSETIPCLPTPQPSLEDNNNNQPGPTTTSTTSPPRPIPEASSPQQKDTSPRTVTPPALPKQIKRTNLKKPESERTGHGLRVKFNPLALLLDASLEGEFDLVQRIIYEVENPSTANDEGITPLHNAVCAGHHHIVKFLLDFGVNVNAADSDGWTPLHCAASCNSVHLCKMLVESGAAIFATTISDVETAADKCEEMEDGYTQCSQFLYGVQEKLGVMNKGSVYALWDYEAQSSDELSFHEGDAITTLSRRDDAETEWWWARLHDKEGYVPRNLLGLYPRIKPRQRSLA, from the exons GTGGGGAACCCTAGCGTGGAGCTGACTCTGTCGGAGCTGCAGGAGATGGCCACACGGCAACAGCAACAGATCGAGGCCCAACAGCAGATGCTGGTTGCCAAG gaGCAGCGTCTGAGGTACCTGAAGCAGCAGGACCACACACAGGGCCAGACAGCGTCGGAGGCTGAgaagctgcagaggttgaaggagCGAGTGGAGTGTCAGGAGGCCAAACTAAAGAAGATCCGCGCCATGAGGGGCCAGGTGGACTACAGCAAGCTCATCAATGGCAACCTGT CGGCTGAGATCCAGCATGTGAGTGGGCTGTTCCAGGAGAAGCAGGCAGAGCTGCAGTCAGCTGTGGTGAAGGTGGACCAGCTCACCCAGCAGCTGGAGGACCTGAGGAGGGGACGTCTCAACGGCCTGCAGCCCCTGGGAGGACCTCTCACTGGCACCGCCGCCCTGGAGCTACGCAAACTTTACCAGGAACTACAG GTGCGTAACAAGCTGAACGCGGAGCAGAATGGCAGGCTACAGCAGAACAAGGAGCTGCTGAATAAGCGCAACACAGAGGTGACCATGATGGACAAGCGCATCTGGGACCTCCGCGAGCGCCTGCACAAGAAAAAAGCTGAGGCACGTCAAAAAGAGGACAACCCT CTTAACAGGATAAATGGGCCTCCCTCCCCCCAGCCCACCCCCAGCAGCTCAGGGCGCGTGGCCGCGGTGTGTCCCTACATCCAGGTCCCCGTCCCAGGCAGACAGGAGGGGGGCTACGCTCTGCCCCCAGACCCCCTAAAACCACAGTCTGTCCCTGGGACTGGCACCATCAACCATGGCCGCTCCAAATCAG CAGAGGAGGAGGGGTGCGGTGTGAGGAAGCCCTCCGGCCAATGGAAGGTCTCAGATTTAGACATCATAGTGGACCCCGTGGAGCTGAGAGAGGGGCCCCGGTCCCCCTCAGGGGCCCACGGTGCCAACA CCAATGATGCAGTGTGGCCCACCCTGAGTAAAAGTGTCTCCTCGCGCCAACCTTCAGATTGGAGGAACACCAGCCCAGACCAG AGCATTGACTCCAGTAAACTACCAGGAGGATCTGTGTCCAAACCACCACCCATCTACGGGACTTACCCTGCACCTACTGGCCACCCGTCTATAGTCTGCTCTACCAGCTCCCTGCCCAGGTCTGCCCCTGCTACCTTAGCCTGGCAGCGCTCAGCCCCAACCCCAGCACCTCCTGGTTCCTCCTCCCAGCAGATCCAGCAGCGTATCTCTGTCCCCCCCAGCTCTACACCCCAGTCGGGCCAGGGGGAGAGGCCTGACCCCCCACTGGCTGTGGCTGTGAGGCCCTACGTCCCAGACAGGTCCTCCTCCAGGCCTCAGTCCCCCAGGAAGGGCCCTGCCACCATGAACTCCTCCTCCATCTACCACATGTACCTGCAGCAGCCTGCAGCCAAGAGCTACCCAGTAGGAGGCAGGTCTGCTGTCAAAGCAG TGTATGGGAAACCAGTGCTTCCCTCCAgcacctctccctcccctgtgCCCTTCCAACACGGGGCCCTGTCCCCAGGAGGAGGCCTGGGGGGTGGAGAGGACATGGTGGGCAGGGAAGGGGATACCACAGAGGGTAGACTCCTACCCCCTCCCAGTGTGGAGAACATCCCGCGGCCCCTGAGCCCCACCAAGCTGACCCCGGTGGCCCACTCCCCGCTGCGTTACCAGAGTGATGCCGACCTGGAGGTCCTGCGCCGGCGGTTGACCAACGCACCGCGCCCGCTGAAGAAACGCAGCTCCATCACAGAGCCAGAGGGCCCCACCGGACCCAACATCCAGAAGCTCCTGTACCAGCGCTTCAACACCCTGGCCGGAGGCATGGAGGGCAGCAACAACACGCCGTTCTACCAGCCTGTCTTCATGGGTGGTGTCCTGGGATGTCCTGACATGGACAACATCAACACTGCTAATGGGAACCTGATGGAGACCGCCTCCCTGGTGGTCACTGCAGCAGAGGGTCCCAATTCAGACCATCGCCTGTCCCCTTCCTCTGACTCCAATGAGAATCAGCAGCAGAGGACACCCCCACCCAGTGAGACCATTCCCTGCTTGCCCACCCCCCAGCCCAGCCTggaagacaacaacaacaaccagccTGGTCCTACCACTACCAGCACCACCTCCCCTCCAAGGCCCATCCCTGAGGCCTCGTCCCCCCAGCAGAAAGACACCTCTCCCCGGACTGTCACACCCCCGGCACTGCCTAAG CAGATCAAGAGGACTAACCTGAAGAAGCCTGAGTCAGAGCGGACAGGCCACGGGCTGCGGGTCAAGTTCAACCCCCTGGCTCTGCTACTGGACGCCTCTCTGGAGGGAGAGTTTGACCTGGTGCAAAGGATCATCTATGAG GTTGAGAACCCCAGCACAGCCAATGACGAGGGCATCACCCCCTTGCACAATGCTGTATGTGCTGGACATCACCACATCGTCAAGTTCCTGCTCGACTTTGGGGTTAACGTCAACGCTGCTGACAGCGATGGATG GACCCCACTACACTGTGCGGCCTCCTGTAACAGTGTGCATCTCTGTAAGATGCTGGTGGAGTCAGGGGCGGCCATCTTTGCCACCACCATCAGTGACGTGGAGACAGCGGCTGATAAGTGTGAGGAGATGGAGGACGGATACACACAGTGTTCCCAGTTCCTCTACG GGGTGCAGGAGAAGCTGGGTGTGATGAATAAAGGGTCAGTGTACGCGCTGTGGGACTACGAGGCCCAGAGCTCAGACGAGCTGTCCTTCCACGAGGGAGACGCCATTACCACTCTGAGTCGCAGGGACGACGCTGAGACAGAGTGGTGGTGGGCCAGACTACATGACAAGGAGGGATACGTGCCACGCAACCTGCTAGGG TTGTATCCAAGGATCAAGCCTAGACAACGTTCTCTGGCATAG